A window of uncultured Methanoregula sp. genomic DNA:
ATTTCGAAGGAGCATCCCCGGGTGCCACATCCGGTTTTGGCAGATGGCGGTCTGCCCCGGCAATGCCCCCCGGCAGGATGCTCTTCAGGATAAAGACCATGACAACAGCCGGGATGACGAGGAGGAGAAGTCCCGGCAGGCCAAACGCCCATACGAGAGCGCCGGCCAGGACCGGGCCGATGGCGTACCCGACATTTCCGCCAACAACAAAGTACGACGTTATCCTTCCCCGGTTCTCGCTCGTGCACAACCGGCTGACCCGGCTGAGCGCGGTAGGGTGGAAACAGGCATGGCCGAGAGCCGCAAGGATAGCAAAGGCCATGATAAGGTAATAGTTCTGAGCAACGCCCATGAGGGCGATGAAGACTGCGCTCACGAGCAGGCTCAGGCTCACACTGATTGTCAGGCCCCGGGTGTCCGAGAGCCAGCCTACGGCCGGCTGGGTGAAGGATGAGGTGATGTTGTAGGCAGTGACCAGCAGTCCTGCGGCAAGGTAGGAGTACTCGTTGTTTGCAATCAGGAGCGGCAGGATTGCCGGCAGCACCGGCATGTAGATGTCGGTGACCATATGGGCCGCAGCAAGGCCGGTGATGGACTGCCTGATGCTGCGGGTCCGGGTTACTGTGTCCGTATCAGCCGTAGGATCTCGACCTCGATCTCCTGCACGTCTTTTGTATGGAAGGCAAAGGTGCGCTTTATTTGGAATGCCCCGCCGATCTTCTCGGAAATCTCCGCCCTTCCTTCTGTGTAGGCTTTTACAAATGGGGTGGATCCCGCATTAAAGATGCTGTAGGTGACCGGCGCAATGGCCAGGGCTGCGTCGATGAACGGCCGGTCGGCATGGGTTTTCTGGGCCCCGAACGGCGGGTTCATGACAATCGTATCGCAGGGACTGGTTTTCTCGAAGAATCCCGGGTCCCGTACGTCGGATGCAACAAAGGTAACGTCGGCATCCAGCAATTCGGCATTTGCCTCCGCGACGCGGATCGCCTGCTCGTCGATCTCAACTCCCGTTACGTGTTCAGCTCCGAGCAGGGCAGCCCCGATGGCAAGAACCCCCGTTCCGCTCCCGAGATCGCAGACTCTGCGGCCTTCGATGTCCTGTTTCATGAATGCGTGGAAGAGGAGCCGGGCGGCAAGCGGGGCCGGGGTCTGGTATTGTTCAAGGGCCGCCCGGGGCCGGGAAAAACCTTCAAGGCGCTGGAGCATCATCTCCAGGTTCTTGAGTTTCATGGGATCTCGTCAATGGCGTACTCGTCCCACGTCCGCTTCCCGCAGAGGATCTCGAACTCCTGCGGGGAGAGGACCGGCACGGGAAACCTCACCTGGTCGTCGTACGCCAGCCGGGGACAGGCGGTATTCACGTATGCGGCGAACCCGAGGTTCAAAAGCTCGTCCGGGCTCACTTCCCGCATCGTAACGATGACTGCGGAGGGCGAGAGCGAAGCAAGGCGGCGTGCAAGGTCGAGGCGCTGCTGGCCCTGTTTGGTGGAGACGATGATGCCCACGGCGCCGGCGCCGCGGGCTTTCTCCATTGTGGCAAACCGCCTGCGACGGAGAGCATCGCCGTTCACTTCCTGTGCCGTCCCGGTGAGGGGATCGAGCGCAATGACCCGGAGTCCTGTGGTGAGAGCCATGCCGACCGGGTGGAAGACGCCGGTTCCGATAAAGAGGATCTCCTCCGCACCCGGAATACGGGCAGCGGAAAAACAGCAGCCGAGCACCTGGCCCGGGTGGGGGGTCCGCCCGCTTCCCGGACTGACCCTTGCCTCGATTCCCCGGGAACGGAGGAACGCTTCCATGGCCGGGATGAGATGGACGTGCTGGACGGTCGTGACAAGGCCGACCGTTGTGCGGGTAAGGAGCGGCAATGCCTTTTCAAGCACCGCAGGATCGAAGTCCACGCGGTACGGCTCGAAGATCACCCCTGGCTGGTCATCCACGGGAGCATGGCCGAAATGGACGAGCACGTCGGCAAAAGCAAGGGTGTCGAGCGCCAGGTCGCAGGCCCCGTAGCAGGGATCGCCGCTGACGATGACCGTAAAACCGGCCTCGCGCAGGAGCCGTGCATATTCCCCGGCTTTCCTCTTCAGCCCTGCCGGGAACTGGAGAGCAATGGTCTTTGCCCCCCGCGCCCGCAGTTTTTCCACCAGTTCAGAGGAACCGCTTGACAACATGGACCCGGTCATCCACCTCGATCTTCACGAGGGACTTGTACGGCCGGCCGATATCGGGCTCCCCCCGCTGGATGGCGATGCAGACATCGACCACGTCTGCACCTGCGATCTCCAGCGCATGGAGGAGCGCCTTCATGGTCCCGCCCGTGCTGACCACGTCATCGATGATCACGACGCGGTCGCCCTTGTACACGCCGTTTAAGTACAGCTCGCCCTTCGAATAGCCGGTCTTCTGGTGGACCGGGACCTCGTGGGGCAGGTTGTACACACGCTTGCGCATCACCGTCATCGGGATGTCGGTCATGGTCGAGAGGACGGAGCCGATGTGGATGCCCATGGCTTCCACGACAACGATCTTGTCCACGCCATTCAAGTCCATCACCTTGATCATGGCGGCTGCCACATCGCGGAGGAGGGCTGGTTCGACAATCGGTACCCCGTCGGTGATCGGGTGGATGAAGTAATTGTACTCCCCGCGTTTCACCATCGGGCAGGTCTCAAGGGATTCTACAAGCCGGTCAAGCATGGTTCTCACCTATATCTTTCAAAAATGCTTCAATTCTGTCCAGGTGCACGTGGGGCATACAGACTATGCGGAGGTGACCCTGGCAGGTCCAGGAGACCTTCCAGGGCCCCGGGACCTGTTCTTTCATGCACACAAAGGTCGAGACGTTCACATCGGGAGTTGCAGCCCGCATGAATCCCCGGGTCTCCATCCCGGCGATGAGACGCTCCGTGTTCTTCATGCACCCGGCAACTATGGCGGTCATGCCCTCCCTGCCAAGATAGTCGAGGACCGCGAGCGCCCCGGCAACCGGGGCACCGGGCCGTGTTCCGCCAAGCGTGTACTCCTGCTTGACGGTCAGGTACGGGGTATCGATATTGAGGATGTTTAAGAGATCTGCCTCCCGGGTGAGGAGGCATCCGGCCGGGATCGTGCTCATGCCCATCTTGTGGGGATCGACCGCGATAGTGGTCACGCCGGGCACGGCAAAGTCGAACGGGATGGGATCGGGAAGGAACGGGATGACCATGCCGCCGAATGCGGCATCCACATGGAAGAAGATGTCGTCCTGCACCGCGATCTTTCCGAGTGCGGGGATCGGGTCCACCATGCCGTACTCGGTGGTGCCGGCAACTCCTACAATGGCGACCGTGTTCTTATCCACAAGCCCTGCAGCAGCATCCGCGTCCATGCGGTGATCCTTGCACAGAGGCGTCCGGCGCATCTCCAGGCCGAGGATATCGCAGGCCTTCTTGAAGGAGAAATGGGCGGAGCCGGGCACGATCACATTCGGTGTGGAGATATCGTGCCTGCGGGCTTTTGCAAGCCGGAGGGCCTGGATGTTGGACTCGGTCCCCCCGCTCGTGGCATACCCGCCCGCACCGGGGCAGTGGAAGAGCTCGCCAAAACGCTGCACGAGGAGTTTTTCGAGGGAGAATGTCCCGGGAAAGAGCCCCGGGTCCCCGAGGTTCGTCTCCATGAACATGCAGTGGGCCCGCACGGCAACGCTGTGCGGGATCGTGCACATCGAACTTAAAATAAAGTCGTGGTCAAGATCCTCCCGCTTTTTCTCCAGGAGGAATCGGAAGAGTTCTTCTTCGGACCGACCCTTATTCAGCATCTTTTGTTCTCGCGGCTTCGAGGATGATGCGTTTTTCTGTCTTTGCAACTGCTTCGCGGATCTTTGCAATGGCATCGATGTTGGCTGAAACGCTGGTGATGCCGTGCTCGACAAGCCAGGCTGCCATCTTCGGATCGGAGCCGGCCTGGCCGCAGATCGAGCATTCGACATTGTATGCCCGGCATACCTGGATTGCATTGTGGATCAGGGAAAGGACCGCCGGGTGCTGGGGGTTGTACATGTCGGCAACGTTCTCGTTGTTCCGGTCAATGGCAAGGGTGTACTGGATTAAGTCATTGGTGCCGAACGAAGCGAACTTGATCCCGGCATGAATGAAGTCCTCGATCATGATCGCGCTCGAGGGGATCTCGATCATGATGCCGAGATCCACATTCTCGACATCCACGCCGCAGGCCCGCATCATCTCTTTTGCAGCGATAAACTGGTCGGGGTGGGAGACCATCGGGAACATGATGCCGAGGTTGTCGTATCCCTCCTTCCAGAGGCGCTGGAAGGACTCGACCTGGAGCCGGAACTGGTCGGGGCTCTGGAGATCGCGGCGGATGCCTCTCCAGCCGAGCATCGGGTTGTGCTCGTGCGGCTCGCTCTCGCCGCCTTTCATGTTCCGGAACTCGTCGGTCGGGGCATCCAGGGTCCGGACCCAGACGGTCTTCCCCGGGAATGCATCGAGCACGATCTTGATGCCGTCGTGGAGCTCCTTGACGAACTCCTCTTCCTTGTTGTTCTGGATGAACCAGCCGGGGGTCTTGTTGAGGCCGAGGATCAGGTGCTCGATCCGGAGGAGCCCGACGCCGTCTGCGCCGGTTGCCGCTGCCCGGGCTGCTGCCTCGGGGATGGAGACGTTCACCTTGACGCTCGTTGCGGTGATGATCGGGGCATGGGCGATGACAGCCTGCTGGGCAACCCCGGCAGCGGGTGCGGGGGCTGTCGGTGCAACCGCGCCTTCGTAGATGAGGCCCATCTCGCCATCGACCGTGACGAGCTGCCCGTTCTTGAGAACTGACGTTGCCGTTTTGGTCCCGACAACAGCCGGCGTGCCCAGTTCCCGGCTCACGATTGCCGCATGGCAGGTCATCCCGCCTTCGTCGGTCACGATCGCCGCCACCTTGCGCATGGCCGGCACCATGTCCGGATTGGTCATCTTCGTGACCAGAATGTCGCCTTCCTTGACCGATCCCGTGTCCTTGACATCGCGGATGATCACGACTTTGCCTGAAGCTATGCCGGGTGCCGCACCCTGGCCCTTGATCAGAATGTTCGCGCTTGCTTTTTGTCCTGACATGCCCTTTGCCTCCTTCCTGCTGCCGATGGTTGTTATCGGCCGGGACTGGAGAATATAGAACGTTCCCTTGACGATACCCCACTCGACATCCTGCGGAACCCCGTAATGGTTCTCCGCGATCTTGCCGTACATCGCGAGTTTGGCAACCTCGGCATCCGAGAGCACCTGCGTGTCCTGCCGGTCCTTTGGCACATCGGCAAGTTTCGTGCCATGGTCGCCATCGGCAACGATCTCGACTATCTTGTTGGAGATGAGCGTGTCGACGACTCTCTCCGTCCTCTGGTCAAAGACATATTTGTCGGGAGATACCGAGCCGGAGACCACGGCTTCCCCGAGGCCCCACGATCCCTCGATGATTGTTAAGGGTTCGCCCGATATCGGGTGGGAGGTGAACATCACACCGGCTTTCTCGGAATGGACGAGCTGCTGGACAACCACGGCTATATTGACGGTATTGTCATCGAATCCCTGTTTGGCCCGGTAATAGATGGCCCGCGCACCATAGAGCGATGCCCAGCATTTCTGGACTGAAAGAATGAGATTTGCATCGCCTTTGATATTCAGGTAGGTCTCCTGCTGGCCGGCAAAGCTGGCGTCCGGCAGGTCTTCGGCAGTGGCGCTGGACCGCACCGCAACGATGAGATCGCCTGCGTCCATCTTATGGTAGGCTTTTTTGATCTCGTCCCGGAGTACTGTCGGCATCTTTGCCTTCAGGACCATAGCCTTTGCCTGTTCGGCTGCTTTCTCCAGTGCCTCGTTGTTCTCGACATCGAGCCGTTCGAACGATGCAAAAATCTTCTTTTCAAGACCGGTCTCGACTAAAAACCTGCGGAATGCCTGAGCAGTCACGACGAAGGCTTTCGGAACCGGAAGGCCGATGGACGCCATCTCTCCAAGAGACGCTCCCTTGCCCCCCACCGAAATAATATCCTCCTTCCTGATCTCCTCGAGCCAGAGAATATTGGGCACATCTTTCATTGCTCGCACCACTTATGATCTCATCTCCCGCCACTTTAATAATTATCATACCGTGTTTTTGCCGGGCCGGAAAACCCGCGGGAACCGATCCGACAGATTATTTGTCCGGATCGTTTAAGAAGCGCCTCGCGCAGACAAGAAGAATAACCCTCTTTAAGTCCGGTGATGATAGTATATGGGTTTTTATGGCAAACGCGAGAGTGCTCGTCAGCGATCCGCTGGCGGAAGAAGGGCTCGTCATCCTGCGGGCGGCCGTTGACGTTGATGTCAAAACCGATCTCAAGGAAGAAGAGCTCTGCAGGATCATCGGGGACTACGATGCCCTGCTGGTGCGGAGCGGCACCGATGTCAATGCGAAAGTGATTGCGGCCGGGAAACGGCTCAAGTTCATCGGGCGTGCAGGTGTCGGCGTGGACAATATCGATGTGGATGCCGCAACCAAATGCGGTATCATTGTCGCCAATGCTCCCGAGGGCAACACCCTTGCGGCAACCGAGCACACCATGGCGATGATGCAGTCCCTTGCACGGAACATCCCCCAGGCGAACGCGAGCCTCAAGAAGAAGGAGTGGAAACGCTCCAAGTTCATGGGCGTTGAGCTCAACGAGAAGACGCTCGGCATTGTGGGATTCGGCCGGATCGGCCGCGAGGTTGCAAAACGGGCCAAAGCCATGGACATGAAGGTTGTTGCCTATGATCCGTTCATAACCCAGGAACGGGCGGCCCAGCTCGGCGTTGAGATGATGTCGATGGCCGACCTCTTCAAGGTCGCCGACGTCATCACGGTCCACACCCCGCTCATCCCCGAGACAACGCATGTGATCAATACCAAGAGCATTGCCACGATGAAGGACGGCGTGCGGATCATCAACTGCGCCCGCGGCGGAATCATAGACGAGAAGGATCTCTACGATGCCATCAAGTCCGGGAAAGTTGCCGGGGCCGCGCTCGATGTCTTCGAGCAGGAGCCCCCGACCGAGTCGCCGCTCCTGACCCTCGACCAGGTCATCGTCACCCCGCATCTCGGGGCGAGCACGGTCGAGGCGCAGCTGAACGTGGCGGTCTCGGTGGCAAAGCAGTGCGTTGAAGTTCTTAACGGCGGATCGGCCAAGTACGTGGTCAATGCCCCGATGGTTCCCCCCGAGCACGCGGAGATCCTCCAGCCGTATGCCCAGCTAGCTGAGAAGATGGGGCGGTTTGCAATCCAGATCGCCGGCGGGAGGCTTGCATCGGTGGAGTGCATCTATGGCGGCGAGCTGTCGGCGTATGCCGGCAGTATGAAGTTTGTCACGCGCCTTGCCTTAAAAGGACTTCTCGACCCGATCCTCCAGCAGCCGGTGAACATCGTGAACGCCGAGTTCGTGGCAAAAGAACGCGGCATCTCGATAAGCGAGACCGTGACGCAGGAAGCCCTGGGATTCAAGAACTTGATCACCCTGAAGATCAAGACCGACAAGGGTGAAGAGTCGGTCAGCGGCACGGTCTTTTTCAAAGGACGGAGCCGGATCGTTGCGATTGGCGGGTACACGATGGACATGATCCCCGAAGGCCACG
This region includes:
- a CDS encoding METTL5 family protein, giving the protein MKLKNLEMMLQRLEGFSRPRAALEQYQTPAPLAARLLFHAFMKQDIEGRRVCDLGSGTGVLAIGAALLGAEHVTGVEIDEQAIRVAEANAELLDADVTFVASDVRDPGFFEKTSPCDTIVMNPPFGAQKTHADRPFIDAALAIAPVTYSIFNAGSTPFVKAYTEGRAEISEKIGGAFQIKRTFAFHTKDVQEIEVEILRLIRTQ
- the dph2 gene encoding diphthamide biosynthesis enzyme Dph2, with protein sequence MTGSMLSSGSSELVEKLRARGAKTIALQFPAGLKRKAGEYARLLREAGFTVIVSGDPCYGACDLALDTLAFADVLVHFGHAPVDDQPGVIFEPYRVDFDPAVLEKALPLLTRTTVGLVTTVQHVHLIPAMEAFLRSRGIEARVSPGSGRTPHPGQVLGCCFSAARIPGAEEILFIGTGVFHPVGMALTTGLRVIALDPLTGTAQEVNGDALRRRRFATMEKARGAGAVGIIVSTKQGQQRLDLARRLASLSPSAVIVTMREVSPDELLNLGFAAYVNTACPRLAYDDQVRFPVPVLSPQEFEILCGKRTWDEYAIDEIP
- the hpt gene encoding hypoxanthine/guanine phosphoribosyltransferase — encoded protein: MLDRLVESLETCPMVKRGEYNYFIHPITDGVPIVEPALLRDVAAAMIKVMDLNGVDKIVVVEAMGIHIGSVLSTMTDIPMTVMRKRVYNLPHEVPVHQKTGYSKGELYLNGVYKGDRVVIIDDVVSTGGTMKALLHALEIAGADVVDVCIAIQRGEPDIGRPYKSLVKIEVDDRVHVVKRFL
- the mfnA gene encoding tyrosine decarboxylase MfnA, yielding MLNKGRSEEELFRFLLEKKREDLDHDFILSSMCTIPHSVAVRAHCMFMETNLGDPGLFPGTFSLEKLLVQRFGELFHCPGAGGYATSGGTESNIQALRLAKARRHDISTPNVIVPGSAHFSFKKACDILGLEMRRTPLCKDHRMDADAAAGLVDKNTVAIVGVAGTTEYGMVDPIPALGKIAVQDDIFFHVDAAFGGMVIPFLPDPIPFDFAVPGVTTIAVDPHKMGMSTIPAGCLLTREADLLNILNIDTPYLTVKQEYTLGGTRPGAPVAGALAVLDYLGREGMTAIVAGCMKNTERLIAGMETRGFMRAATPDVNVSTFVCMKEQVPGPWKVSWTCQGHLRIVCMPHVHLDRIEAFLKDIGENHA
- the ppsA gene encoding phosphoenolpyruvate synthase; the encoded protein is MKDVPNILWLEEIRKEDIISVGGKGASLGEMASIGLPVPKAFVVTAQAFRRFLVETGLEKKIFASFERLDVENNEALEKAAEQAKAMVLKAKMPTVLRDEIKKAYHKMDAGDLIVAVRSSATAEDLPDASFAGQQETYLNIKGDANLILSVQKCWASLYGARAIYYRAKQGFDDNTVNIAVVVQQLVHSEKAGVMFTSHPISGEPLTIIEGSWGLGEAVVSGSVSPDKYVFDQRTERVVDTLISNKIVEIVADGDHGTKLADVPKDRQDTQVLSDAEVAKLAMYGKIAENHYGVPQDVEWGIVKGTFYILQSRPITTIGSRKEAKGMSGQKASANILIKGQGAAPGIASGKVVIIRDVKDTGSVKEGDILVTKMTNPDMVPAMRKVAAIVTDEGGMTCHAAIVSRELGTPAVVGTKTATSVLKNGQLVTVDGEMGLIYEGAVAPTAPAPAAGVAQQAVIAHAPIITATSVKVNVSIPEAAARAAATGADGVGLLRIEHLILGLNKTPGWFIQNNKEEEFVKELHDGIKIVLDAFPGKTVWVRTLDAPTDEFRNMKGGESEPHEHNPMLGWRGIRRDLQSPDQFRLQVESFQRLWKEGYDNLGIMFPMVSHPDQFIAAKEMMRACGVDVENVDLGIMIEIPSSAIMIEDFIHAGIKFASFGTNDLIQYTLAIDRNNENVADMYNPQHPAVLSLIHNAIQVCRAYNVECSICGQAGSDPKMAAWLVEHGITSVSANIDAIAKIREAVAKTEKRIILEAARTKDAE
- the serA gene encoding phosphoglycerate dehydrogenase, translated to MANARVLVSDPLAEEGLVILRAAVDVDVKTDLKEEELCRIIGDYDALLVRSGTDVNAKVIAAGKRLKFIGRAGVGVDNIDVDAATKCGIIVANAPEGNTLAATEHTMAMMQSLARNIPQANASLKKKEWKRSKFMGVELNEKTLGIVGFGRIGREVAKRAKAMDMKVVAYDPFITQERAAQLGVEMMSMADLFKVADVITVHTPLIPETTHVINTKSIATMKDGVRIINCARGGIIDEKDLYDAIKSGKVAGAALDVFEQEPPTESPLLTLDQVIVTPHLGASTVEAQLNVAVSVAKQCVEVLNGGSAKYVVNAPMVPPEHAEILQPYAQLAEKMGRFAIQIAGGRLASVECIYGGELSAYAGSMKFVTRLALKGLLDPILQQPVNIVNAEFVAKERGISISETVTQEALGFKNLITLKIKTDKGEESVSGTVFFKGRSRIVAIGGYTMDMIPEGHVLVSRHLDKPGVIGRAATILGKNNINIAGMQVGRFKAGEPALMVLNVDSPVPQNVLDELRGLQGISTMMFAKISDERI